The genomic window CGTAAAAGCTGCTGCTGCCCTGCCTGCTGTTTCAGCAGCTCTCACATCCACCTGTAGGATCCACCGTTATATTATGCGCCCCCCTTCCGGCTCTCCTCCCTGCTTTCTCCTATCTTGTCACTTTTGTCTTACTTCTCTCTATCACCTTTTCTGTCCCTTTGAAGAAGTGCGGCTCCATAAATATTAAAGAGGTAAGTATTACTTCTCAGTTGCAGTGAATTTATCgaagaaaataaactgtagaaaaacaaacagaagaaagtaGAAGAGAAATAATAATTGAACATAAACCACTGACGCACTCCGGGGCCTGATTaaccctggcagggcctccttggatgagggtgtcTAGTGAATTATATTACTATATATACATTTGCTGTTTCTGGTGTGGTTTTGAAAGCAAATGAATGCCTTCATCTCTAATCCTTGCTCGCACTGCCTGTTGGGTAACAGACACAGTGTTTTAACCACTCAGCTAAGGAGGAACTGCATGCTTGAGACACTTCCTGATATTTTCACACTTAACCATAGAAGGTAAATGGAGACTGACTTGAAACCCTGATCGTCGCAGGTCTGAACCCGTAACGTCAACGTCCGACGATCCGAGGCGACAAAACTTCTACGAGGTCTCAACACTGGATGGAGACGTTAAAGAGAAGCTACACGTAGTCTCCGAGCAGCCAGAGAAGGTCCACGCCGTTCCCATCCACCAGCGTCCCGACCTGCTCGTTCCCTGCGCAGACCTCGTCAACTGCGAGTGGCAGAGGAGCCAGGCCGCCCGGGTTCACTCTCTCCAAAAATCCTGCTCAGAGTTTCCTGTCAACCTGGTCCTCCTGCAGGGCCGCGGGGAGACTGAGAGGCTACTCGGCCACGCCAGGCTGTCTCGGGTCGTGGGTCACAGCGGCAGCCTTTTTGTCGAGTCAGTAGTTGTGTCCGAGGCGGAGCGAGGCAAGGGCTATGGCCGCACTCTGATGGAGAAGACCGAACGTTACGCCAGAAGTCGAGGGTTCAAGCGTCTCTGTCTGACCACCCACGATAAGCAGCACTTCTACGCCCACCTTGGCTATGTGCTGTCGACACCAGTGCAGAACGCGGGGGCCATGACG from Astatotilapia calliptera chromosome 20, fAstCal1.2, whole genome shotgun sequence includes these protein-coding regions:
- the naa80 gene encoding N-acetyltransferase 6, encoding MGSACRSSSLQSEPVTSTSDDPRRQNFYEVSTLDGDVKEKLHVVSEQPEKVHAVPIHQRPDLLVPCADLVNCEWQRSQAARVHSLQKSCSEFPVNLVLLQGRGETERLLGHARLSRVVGHSGSLFVESVVVSEAERGKGYGRTLMEKTERYARSRGFKRLCLTTHDKQHFYAHLGYVLSTPVQNAGAMTAFIPMETLLRFSRMPSEETSVQTQTKMHAQGDRDSGGGCAVRSPPSFSLPPPPPPPPPPTIPRPPPPPQCAGQCVVQTLTETPYRDAKGLPIYWMHKDI